A region from the Pseudomonas sp. P8_229 genome encodes:
- a CDS encoding acyltransferase family protein → MSTLAYRRDIDGLRAVAVIAVVLFHFGVPGFTGGFVGVDVFFVISGYLITSIIWNQRQAGRFSFVEFWARRARRILPALFAMIIAVLAVGWFLLAPKDYEELGRSVRYQVTFVSNILFMRQDGYFDVASDLKPLLHTWSLAVEEQFYIVFPLLLTLLSSRLKHWRLALFGVLLVSFGLSVWAINHHPEKAFFLLPMRAWELLAGAMLAIAPKHAWRLKPLAAQALSLLGMGLILLAVFVYDKSTPFPGATALLPVLGVVLLILANGHRETVVGQLLSSRVMVGLGLISYSWYLWHWPVFVFSSYASVDEPGVLDTAGLILLTLVLGYLSWKLVETPFRERRLLAGRRQVLLAGLCGILVLGLAGQSLRWTDGLPWRLSEQALQYAKGREWRPELMACLADDKTPDDKLFCHYGVTDLPTRAMVWGDSHATALIPVFDDGAKAHGVSVILASSPGCIPVDGLEHDGVCARFNKRVEQGLKAQSVSDVVLVARWSLYLYGDAKGDLGHVLRTPDGRYDRADAERRLAEGLRARVAQLRAGGHRVWLVKEAPLQAFSPPYRLTRLAMLDRPVDDVGLDVEVHHKRQVFISQLFALLAQVDPAVHVVDPAPRLCDDKGLCHAELGGYSLYTDDNHLSEVGARFVAPLLEPLFIGLQARENLGKAQTNAAK, encoded by the coding sequence ATGAGCACACTCGCTTATCGAAGGGATATCGACGGCCTGCGCGCAGTCGCGGTGATCGCCGTGGTGCTGTTCCACTTTGGCGTCCCGGGGTTTACCGGCGGTTTTGTCGGCGTGGACGTGTTCTTCGTGATTTCCGGCTACCTCATTACTTCGATCATCTGGAACCAGCGTCAGGCGGGTCGTTTCAGTTTCGTCGAGTTCTGGGCGCGGCGTGCGCGGCGGATTCTGCCGGCGCTGTTCGCGATGATCATTGCGGTGCTGGCGGTGGGCTGGTTCCTGCTGGCTCCCAAGGACTATGAAGAGCTAGGGCGCTCGGTGCGTTACCAGGTGACGTTCGTCTCGAACATCCTGTTCATGCGCCAGGACGGCTACTTCGATGTCGCCTCTGACCTGAAACCGCTGCTGCACACCTGGTCGCTGGCGGTGGAAGAGCAGTTCTACATTGTCTTTCCGCTGCTGCTGACGTTGCTCTCGAGCCGGCTGAAACACTGGCGGCTGGCGCTGTTCGGCGTGCTGCTGGTGTCGTTCGGGCTGAGTGTGTGGGCAATCAATCATCACCCGGAAAAAGCCTTCTTCCTGCTGCCGATGCGGGCCTGGGAGTTGCTGGCCGGGGCGATGCTGGCGATTGCGCCGAAACACGCCTGGCGCTTGAAACCGCTGGCCGCCCAGGCCTTGAGCCTGCTGGGCATGGGGCTGATCCTGCTGGCGGTGTTCGTCTACGACAAGTCGACGCCGTTCCCGGGGGCCACCGCATTGTTGCCGGTGCTGGGCGTAGTGCTGCTGATTCTGGCCAATGGTCATCGTGAAACAGTGGTTGGTCAATTGTTGAGCAGTCGGGTGATGGTCGGCCTCGGTCTGATTTCCTATTCCTGGTATTTGTGGCATTGGCCGGTGTTCGTTTTTTCCAGCTACGCCAGTGTCGATGAACCGGGCGTGCTCGATACGGCTGGCTTGATCCTGTTGACGCTGGTACTCGGTTATCTGTCGTGGAAACTCGTCGAAACCCCGTTCCGTGAGCGGCGTTTGCTGGCCGGGCGTCGCCAGGTATTGCTCGCGGGTTTATGCGGCATTCTGGTGCTCGGTCTGGCCGGGCAATCCCTGCGCTGGACCGATGGCCTGCCATGGCGCCTGTCCGAGCAGGCTCTGCAATACGCCAAGGGCCGCGAGTGGCGACCGGAGTTGATGGCGTGTCTGGCGGACGACAAGACCCCTGACGACAAGCTGTTCTGCCATTACGGCGTGACGGATCTGCCGACCCGCGCGATGGTCTGGGGCGACAGTCACGCCACCGCGTTGATCCCGGTGTTCGATGACGGTGCCAAGGCCCATGGCGTTAGCGTGATCCTGGCCAGTTCCCCGGGGTGTATCCCGGTCGATGGGCTGGAACATGACGGTGTTTGTGCGCGCTTCAACAAGCGGGTCGAGCAGGGGCTGAAGGCGCAGTCGGTCAGCGATGTGGTGCTGGTCGCGCGGTGGAGCCTGTATCTGTACGGCGATGCCAAAGGCGATCTGGGCCACGTATTGAGAACACCTGATGGCCGTTACGACCGCGCCGACGCCGAGCGGCGTCTGGCTGAAGGTCTGCGGGCACGGGTGGCGCAATTGCGCGCTGGCGGGCATCGCGTGTGGCTGGTGAAAGAGGCGCCGTTGCAAGCCTTCAGCCCGCCGTATCGGCTGACGCGTCTGGCGATGCTCGATCGTCCGGTCGATGACGTCGGTCTGGACGTCGAGGTGCACCACAAGCGCCAGGTGTTCATCAGTCAGTTGTTCGCGCTGCTGGCGCAGGTTGACCCGGCCGTGCATGTAGTCGATCCGGCGCCGCGCCTGTGTGATGACAAGGGCCTGTGCCACGCTGAACTCGGCGGTTATTCGCTGTACACCGATGACAATCATCTGTCCGAAGTCGGTGCGCGCTTCGTGGCGCCGCTCCTCGAGCCGCTGTTTATCGGCCTGCAAGCCCGGGAAAACCTTGGAAAAGCACAGACGAATGCAGCCAAGTAG
- the rho gene encoding transcription termination factor Rho, producing MNLTELKQKPITELLELAEQMGIENMARSRKQDVIFSLLKKHAKSGEEISGDGVLEILQDGFGFLRSADASYLAGPDDIYVSPSQIRRFNLRTGDTIVGKIRPPKEGERYFALLKVDTINFDRPENAKNKILFENLTPLFPTVRMKMEAGNGSTEDLTGRVIDLCAPIGKGQRGLIVAPPKAGKTIMLQNIAANIARNNPEVHLIVLLIDERPEEVTEMQRTVRGEVVASTFDEPPTRHVQVAEMVIEKAKRLVEHKKDVVILLDSITRLARAYNTVIPSSGKVLTGGVDAHALEKPKRFFGAARNIEEGGSLTIIATALVETGSKMDEVIYEEFKGTGNMELPLDRKIAEKRVFPAININRSGTRREELLTADDELQRMWILRKLLHPMDEVAAIEFLVDKLKTTKTNDEFFLSMKRK from the coding sequence ATGAATCTGACTGAACTCAAGCAAAAGCCGATTACCGAACTGCTCGAATTGGCCGAACAGATGGGCATAGAAAATATGGCCCGTTCGCGCAAGCAGGACGTGATTTTCTCCCTGCTCAAAAAGCACGCGAAAAGCGGCGAGGAAATCTCCGGTGATGGCGTGCTGGAGATTCTCCAGGACGGCTTCGGCTTCCTGCGCTCCGCTGACGCTTCCTACCTGGCCGGTCCGGACGATATCTACGTCTCGCCAAGCCAGATCCGTCGTTTCAACTTGCGCACCGGTGACACCATCGTTGGCAAGATCCGCCCTCCAAAGGAAGGCGAGCGTTATTTCGCCCTGCTCAAGGTCGACACGATCAACTTCGATCGTCCCGAGAACGCGAAAAACAAGATTCTCTTCGAGAACCTGACCCCGCTGTTCCCGACTGTGCGCATGAAGATGGAAGCCGGCAACGGTTCCACTGAAGACTTGACCGGTCGTGTGATCGACCTGTGCGCCCCGATTGGCAAAGGCCAGCGTGGTCTGATCGTTGCACCGCCCAAAGCCGGTAAAACGATCATGCTGCAGAACATCGCAGCGAATATCGCCCGTAATAACCCTGAAGTTCACCTGATTGTGCTGCTGATCGACGAACGTCCGGAAGAAGTAACCGAAATGCAGCGCACCGTGCGCGGCGAAGTGGTTGCCTCGACTTTCGACGAGCCGCCGACCCGCCACGTTCAGGTTGCCGAAATGGTGATCGAGAAGGCCAAGCGCCTGGTCGAACACAAGAAGGACGTGGTGATCCTGCTCGACTCCATCACCCGTCTGGCCCGTGCCTACAACACCGTGATCCCGAGCTCCGGCAAGGTCCTGACCGGTGGTGTCGATGCTCACGCCCTGGAGAAGCCAAAGCGTTTCTTCGGTGCTGCGCGCAACATCGAAGAAGGCGGCTCGCTGACCATTATCGCCACCGCACTGGTTGAAACCGGTTCGAAAATGGACGAAGTGATCTACGAAGAGTTCAAGGGTACCGGCAACATGGAACTGCCGCTGGACCGCAAGATTGCGGAAAAGCGCGTGTTCCCGGCCATCAACATCAACCGTTCCGGCACCCGCCGCGAAGAGTTGCTGACCGCCGACGACGAACTGCAGCGCATGTGGATTCTGCGCAAGCTGCTGCACCCGATGGACGAAGTCGCAGCGATCGAGTTCCTGGTCGACAAGCTGAAAACGACCAAGACCAACGACGAGTTCTTCCTGTCGATGAAGCGCAAGTAA
- the trxA gene encoding thioredoxin TrxA — translation MSSDLIKHVSDASFEADVLKAEGAVLVDYWAEWCGPCKMIAPVLDEIAGEYQGKLTVAKLNIDENQETPAKHGVRGIPTLMLFKNGNVEATKVGALSKSQLKAFLDANI, via the coding sequence ATGAGCAGCGATCTTATCAAACACGTTAGCGACGCTAGCTTCGAAGCCGACGTACTCAAGGCCGAAGGCGCTGTCCTGGTCGATTACTGGGCTGAATGGTGCGGTCCTTGCAAAATGATCGCTCCGGTTCTGGACGAGATTGCTGGTGAATACCAAGGCAAGCTGACCGTTGCCAAACTGAACATCGACGAGAATCAGGAAACCCCGGCCAAGCATGGCGTGCGTGGTATCCCGACGCTGATGTTGTTCAAGAACGGCAACGTTGAAGCGACCAAAGTCGGCGCGCTGTCGAAGTCTCAGTTGAAAGCTTTCCTCGACGCCAACATCTAA
- a CDS encoding FadR/GntR family transcriptional regulator, with the protein MNSISRAVPEVALQAIRKLITDQGFGAGDALPSQRDLALQLGVSRASLREALSSLSALGVVSIQPGKGVFVQAPVELSRGDSAPGWSFAAQASPLDIFQLRYALEGFAAGLAAVTLSTFDLDALEDNVAAMREQLKAGDFEAAATLDFEFHQRILLASGNQAMLSILTASAEIFLESQKLPFIRAERAMETWQEHRKILRALARRASAAAQKAMQEHVRNAALRTGIAFIAPATA; encoded by the coding sequence ATGAATTCGATTTCCCGTGCGGTACCCGAAGTGGCGCTGCAAGCGATCCGCAAACTGATCACCGACCAGGGTTTCGGCGCGGGCGACGCCTTGCCGTCACAGCGCGATCTGGCGCTGCAACTTGGCGTGAGTCGGGCGTCATTGCGCGAGGCGCTGTCATCGCTGAGTGCGCTGGGTGTGGTCAGCATTCAGCCGGGCAAGGGTGTTTTCGTGCAGGCTCCGGTGGAGTTGTCGCGCGGCGACAGCGCACCGGGCTGGTCGTTTGCGGCGCAGGCCTCGCCGCTCGATATTTTTCAGCTGCGCTATGCGCTGGAAGGGTTTGCGGCCGGGTTGGCGGCGGTAACCTTGAGCACGTTCGATCTGGATGCGCTGGAGGACAACGTTGCGGCGATGCGTGAGCAGTTGAAGGCGGGTGACTTCGAGGCGGCAGCGACGCTCGACTTTGAATTCCACCAGCGCATTCTGTTGGCCAGCGGCAATCAGGCGATGCTGAGCATCCTTACCGCCAGTGCCGAGATCTTTCTCGAGAGCCAGAAGCTACCGTTCATCCGCGCCGAACGGGCCATGGAAACCTGGCAGGAGCACCGCAAGATTCTCCGCGCACTGGCGCGCCGGGCGTCCGCCGCTGCCCAGAAAGCCATGCAGGAGCACGTGCGCAACGCGGCACTGCGTACCGGGATTGCCTTCATCGCCCCCGCCACCGCCTGA
- a CDS encoding transporter substrate-binding domain-containing protein, translating into MTLRYRALLAALFSSLMLSHIPAHADGLDDVVKRGTLKVAVPQDFPPFGSVGPDMKPRGLDIDTAKLLAEQLKVKLELTPVNSTNRIPFLTTGKVDLVISSLGKNPEREKVIDFSHAYAPFYLAVFGPPDAAITTLDDLKGKTISVTRGAIEDIELTKVAPEGVTIKRFEDNNSTIAAYLAGQVDLIASGNVVMVAISEKNPKRVPALKVKLKDSPVYVGVNKNEPALLGKVNEILATAKADGALEKNSQTWLKEPLPADL; encoded by the coding sequence ATGACCCTGCGTTACCGAGCCCTCCTCGCCGCGCTGTTTTCCAGCCTGATGCTCAGCCATATCCCCGCTCACGCCGACGGCCTGGACGACGTGGTCAAACGCGGCACACTGAAAGTCGCGGTGCCTCAGGACTTCCCGCCATTCGGCTCGGTCGGCCCGGACATGAAGCCTCGCGGCCTGGACATCGACACGGCGAAACTGCTGGCCGAGCAGCTCAAGGTCAAACTCGAACTGACTCCGGTCAACAGCACCAACCGCATCCCGTTCCTGACCACCGGCAAAGTCGATCTGGTGATCTCAAGCCTGGGCAAGAACCCTGAGCGCGAAAAAGTCATCGACTTCTCCCACGCCTACGCGCCGTTCTACCTCGCGGTATTTGGCCCGCCTGATGCCGCAATCACCACGCTCGACGACCTCAAGGGCAAAACCATCAGCGTCACCCGTGGCGCCATCGAAGACATCGAGCTGACCAAGGTCGCCCCCGAAGGCGTGACCATCAAGCGCTTCGAAGACAACAACTCGACCATTGCCGCCTACCTCGCCGGGCAAGTCGACCTGATCGCCAGCGGCAACGTGGTGATGGTCGCAATCAGCGAGAAGAACCCGAAACGCGTGCCGGCATTGAAAGTGAAGCTCAAGGATTCGCCGGTCTACGTCGGCGTGAACAAGAACGAGCCGGCGCTGCTGGGCAAGGTCAACGAGATCCTCGCCACCGCCAAGGCCGACGGCGCGCTGGAGAAAAATTCGCAGACCTGGCTCAAAGAGCCGCTGCCGGCCGATCTCTGA
- a CDS encoding amino acid ABC transporter permease gives MAYQFDFMPVVQNTDLLLRGALFTLELTAIGAVLGVGVGIIGALVRAWNIRPFSAIFGVYVELIRNTPFLVQLFFIFFGLPSLGVQISEWQAAVLAMVINLGAYSTEIIRAGIQAIPRGQLEAAAALAMSRFEAFRHVVLLPALGKVWPALSSQIIIVMLGSAVCSQIATEELSFAANFIQSRNFRAFETYALTTLIYLCMALLIRQLLNWVGRRYIARSSR, from the coding sequence ATGGCTTATCAGTTCGATTTCATGCCGGTGGTGCAAAACACCGACCTGTTGCTGCGCGGCGCACTGTTTACCCTGGAGCTGACGGCCATTGGCGCAGTGCTCGGGGTCGGCGTGGGCATCATCGGCGCGCTGGTGCGGGCGTGGAACATCCGCCCGTTCTCGGCAATCTTCGGCGTCTACGTCGAGTTGATCCGCAACACGCCATTTCTGGTGCAGCTGTTCTTCATATTCTTCGGCCTGCCCTCGCTCGGGGTGCAGATTTCCGAATGGCAGGCGGCGGTACTGGCGATGGTGATCAACCTCGGTGCGTATTCGACCGAGATCATTCGCGCCGGCATCCAGGCGATCCCGCGCGGGCAACTGGAAGCCGCGGCCGCGCTGGCGATGAGCCGGTTCGAAGCGTTCCGCCACGTGGTGCTGCTGCCGGCGCTGGGCAAGGTCTGGCCGGCCCTGAGCAGCCAGATCATCATCGTCATGCTCGGGTCGGCGGTGTGTTCGCAGATCGCCACCGAGGAGTTGAGCTTCGCCGCCAACTTCATTCAGTCGCGCAACTTCCGCGCCTTCGAAACCTATGCGCTGACCACGCTGATTTACCTGTGCATGGCGCTGCTGATCCGGCAACTGCTGAACTGGGTCGGCCGCCGCTATATCGCGAGGAGCAGCCGATGA
- a CDS encoding amino acid ABC transporter permease translates to MSDFTFWDILRNLLTGLQWTLALSLVAFIGGGVVGLLILVMRISKNPLPSNIARTWIELFQGTPLLMQLFLVFFGVALAGIEISPWMAAAIALTLFTSAYLAEIWRGCVEAIPNGQWEASASLALNPLEQLRYVILPQALRIAVAPTVGFSVQVVKGTAVTSIIGFTELTKTGGMLANVTFEPFMVYGLVALGYFLLCYPLSLSARYLERRLHASA, encoded by the coding sequence ATGAGCGACTTCACCTTCTGGGACATCCTGCGCAATCTGCTCACCGGTCTGCAGTGGACGCTGGCGTTGTCGCTGGTGGCCTTCATCGGTGGCGGGGTCGTCGGGCTGCTGATTCTGGTCATGCGCATCTCGAAAAACCCTTTGCCGAGCAACATCGCCCGCACCTGGATCGAACTGTTCCAGGGCACGCCGCTGCTGATGCAACTGTTTCTGGTGTTCTTCGGCGTGGCGCTGGCCGGGATCGAAATCTCGCCGTGGATGGCGGCGGCGATTGCCCTGACGCTGTTTACCAGCGCCTACCTGGCGGAGATCTGGCGCGGTTGCGTCGAAGCGATCCCGAATGGCCAGTGGGAAGCCTCGGCGAGTCTGGCGCTGAATCCGCTGGAGCAATTGCGCTACGTGATCCTGCCGCAAGCGCTGCGGATTGCCGTGGCGCCGACCGTGGGCTTCTCGGTGCAAGTGGTCAAAGGCACCGCGGTGACCTCAATCATCGGCTTCACCGAGCTGACCAAAACCGGCGGCATGCTCGCCAACGTCACCTTCGAACCGTTCATGGTCTACGGCCTCGTCGCCCTCGGCTACTTCCTGCTCTGCTACCCCTTGTCGCTCAGTGCGCGCTACCTGGAAAGGAGACTGCATGCCTCTGCTTAG
- a CDS encoding amino acid ABC transporter ATP-binding protein → MPLLRISALHKYYGDHHVLKGIDLSVEEGQVVAIIGRSGSGKSTLLRTLNGLESINDGVIEVDGEYLDAARADLRSLRQKVGMVFQQFNLFPHLTVGENVMLAPQVVQKVPKAKAAELARKMLERVGLGEKFDAFPDRLSGGQQQRVAIARALAMSPKVLLCDEITSALDPELVNEVLSVVRQLAREGMTLIMVTHEMRFAREVGDKLVFMHHGKVHEVGDPKVLFANPQTAELANFIGTVEATA, encoded by the coding sequence ATGCCTCTGCTTAGAATTTCCGCCCTGCATAAATACTACGGCGACCATCATGTGCTCAAAGGCATCGACCTGAGCGTCGAGGAAGGCCAGGTGGTGGCGATCATCGGCCGCAGCGGCTCGGGCAAATCGACCCTGCTGCGCACCCTCAACGGTCTGGAGTCGATCAACGACGGGGTGATCGAAGTCGACGGCGAATACCTCGACGCCGCCCGCGCCGATCTGCGCAGCCTGCGGCAGAAAGTCGGCATGGTGTTCCAGCAGTTCAACCTGTTCCCGCACCTGACCGTGGGCGAGAACGTGATGCTCGCCCCGCAAGTGGTGCAGAAAGTGCCCAAGGCCAAGGCGGCCGAACTGGCGCGCAAGATGCTCGAGCGCGTCGGCCTGGGGGAGAAATTCGATGCGTTTCCGGACCGACTCTCCGGCGGCCAGCAGCAGCGTGTGGCAATTGCCCGGGCCTTGGCGATGTCGCCGAAAGTGCTGCTATGCGACGAAATCACCTCGGCGCTGGACCCGGAGCTGGTCAATGAAGTGCTCAGCGTGGTGCGCCAATTGGCCAGGGAAGGCATGACGCTGATCATGGTCACCCACGAAATGCGCTTCGCCCGGGAGGTCGGGGACAAACTGGTGTTCATGCACCATGGCAAGGTGCATGAGGTGGGGGATCCGAAGGTGTTGTTTGCCAATCCGCAGACGGCGGAGCTGGCGAATTTCATTGGTACGGTGGAAGCGACAGCCTGA